One genomic segment of Streptomyces sp. NBC_00239 includes these proteins:
- a CDS encoding alpha/beta hydrolase family protein: MSATEPATTEIATEPATEAAGFADAQWRRATGAGVDPHEYRRVTGGLGSVADWGPSFRRTGRAYVARAADAGSAVTAGESLLMAARWYHLATLAPYAQAHHAAAEADEAMGRALAVLEPGARRVRGEGFTGWLRGPADAPGTVVVVPGLDSAKEEFLGLASALLARGLAVFAMDGPGQGALTATTVVQADYDRVVGRVVDALGVPRIGLVGLSLGGYYAARTAALDPRVAAVATVSGPFRLDWEQLPQPVRDILAQRAGGTGPARAFTRQVDLAALAPRIEAPLLVVDGGQDVIPGATNGEPLARHAPHAAYLSVPHGDHLLGNAQPDWLPHVADHLTNTLT; encoded by the coding sequence ATGAGCGCCACCGAGCCGGCCACCACCGAGATCGCCACCGAGCCGGCCACCGAGGCCGCCGGGTTCGCCGACGCCCAGTGGCGCCGGGCCACCGGCGCGGGGGTCGACCCGCACGAGTACCGGCGCGTCACCGGGGGCCTCGGGTCGGTCGCCGACTGGGGGCCGTCGTTCCGGCGGACCGGACGGGCGTACGTCGCGCGGGCCGCGGACGCGGGATCGGCCGTGACCGCGGGTGAGAGCCTGCTGATGGCGGCCCGGTGGTACCACCTCGCCACACTGGCTCCGTACGCGCAGGCACATCACGCCGCGGCCGAGGCGGACGAGGCCATGGGGCGCGCGCTCGCCGTTCTGGAGCCCGGAGCCCGGCGGGTGCGGGGCGAGGGGTTCACCGGCTGGCTGCGCGGCCCCGCCGACGCGCCGGGCACCGTGGTCGTCGTCCCCGGCCTGGACTCGGCCAAGGAGGAGTTCCTGGGCCTGGCGTCCGCGCTGCTGGCCCGCGGGCTGGCGGTGTTCGCGATGGACGGGCCCGGACAGGGCGCCCTCACGGCCACGACGGTCGTGCAGGCGGACTACGACCGGGTCGTCGGCCGGGTCGTCGACGCCCTCGGCGTCCCGCGGATCGGTCTCGTCGGCCTCAGCCTGGGCGGCTACTACGCGGCCCGGACCGCGGCGCTGGACCCGCGCGTGGCGGCCGTCGCGACCGTCAGCGGCCCCTTCCGCCTCGACTGGGAGCAACTGCCCCAGCCGGTACGGGACATCCTGGCGCAGCGGGCGGGCGGCACCGGTCCGGCCCGGGCGTTCACCCGCCAGGTGGACCTGGCCGCCCTGGCGCCCCGCATCGAGGCGCCGCTACTGGTGGTGGACGGCGGCCAGGACGTCATCCCCGGCGCGACGAACGGCGAACCGCTGGCCCGCCACGCCCCGCACGCCGCCTACCTGTCCGTCCCCCACGGCGACCACCTCCTGGGCAACGCGCAGCCGGACTGGCTCCCCCACGTCGCCGACCACCTCACCAACACCCTGACGTAA
- a CDS encoding GlxA family transcriptional regulator, whose translation MPATPAPPTPAAPAPATPHRVVVLALEGVYPFELSIPVRIFGTAAAPDGAQLYEVVTCGLESGSVRTSADFAVTVDHGAPVLATADTLVIPPFACAPDGPRDWLPAELAAALALLPPHARIVSICTASYVLAAAGLLDGRRATTHWSEAATFQQAFPHVEVDANVLFIDDGRVLTAAGVAAGVDLCLHLLRRDHGSEVANRVARLCVVPPHREGGQAQYIERPVPAPEAATTAATRAWALEQLHRPLSLAELAGHAAMSVRTFCRRFGEEVGMPPGQWLARQRLDYARRLLETTALPVDQVAARAGFGTAAAFRQHLAADIGVSPTAYRTTFAAAGPGPRGTTAA comes from the coding sequence ATGCCCGCCACGCCCGCCCCGCCCACTCCTGCCGCGCCCGCGCCCGCGACCCCGCACCGCGTCGTCGTCCTCGCCCTCGAAGGCGTCTATCCCTTCGAACTGAGCATCCCGGTAAGGATCTTCGGCACCGCGGCCGCCCCGGACGGCGCGCAGCTGTACGAGGTCGTCACCTGCGGTCTGGAGAGCGGATCCGTGCGCACCAGCGCCGACTTCGCCGTCACCGTCGACCACGGCGCGCCGGTCCTCGCCACCGCGGACACCCTCGTGATCCCGCCGTTCGCCTGCGCCCCGGACGGCCCCCGCGACTGGCTGCCCGCCGAACTGGCCGCCGCCCTCGCCCTGTTGCCGCCGCACGCCCGCATCGTGTCGATCTGCACGGCCTCGTACGTCCTGGCCGCCGCGGGCCTCCTCGACGGCCGGCGCGCCACCACCCACTGGAGCGAGGCCGCGACCTTCCAACAGGCCTTCCCGCACGTCGAGGTGGACGCGAACGTGCTGTTCATCGACGACGGCCGGGTGCTCACCGCGGCCGGCGTGGCCGCCGGGGTCGACCTGTGCCTGCACCTGCTGCGCCGCGACCACGGCAGCGAGGTCGCCAACCGGGTGGCCCGGCTGTGTGTCGTACCGCCGCACCGGGAGGGCGGCCAGGCCCAGTACATCGAGCGGCCGGTGCCCGCGCCCGAGGCGGCCACGACGGCGGCCACCCGCGCCTGGGCCCTGGAGCAGCTCCACCGGCCGCTGTCGCTGGCCGAGTTGGCCGGGCACGCGGCCATGAGCGTACGGACGTTCTGCCGCCGCTTCGGGGAGGAGGTGGGCATGCCGCCGGGCCAGTGGCTGGCCCGGCAGCGCCTCGACTACGCCCGCCGGCTGCTGGAGACGACCGCCCTGCCGGTGGACCAGGTGGCGGCGCGGGCCGGGTTCGGCACGGCGGCGGCCTTCCGGCAGCACCTGGCCGCCGACATCGGGGTCTCCCCCACCGCCTACCGCACCACGTTCGCGGCGGCCGGTCCCGGGCCTCGCGGCACTACTGCCGCTTGA
- the hemB gene encoding porphobilinogen synthase: MSVYGSFPGSRPRRLRTTPAMRRMVAETRLHPSDLILPAFVREGISEPIAISAMPGVVQHTRDTLRKAAAEAVEAGVAGIMLFGVPADENKDALGTAGTEPDGILQVAIRDVKAEVGDELVIMSDLCLDEYTDHGHCGVLDEHGRVDNDATLERYAEMAQVQADAGVHMVGPSGMMDGQVGVIRDALDETGHEDVSILAYTAKYSSAFYGPFREAVASSLQGDRKSYQQDPANARESLRELALDLEEGADMVMVKPAGPYLDILYRVAQAVDVPVSAYQISGEYAMIEAAAEKGWIERDRAIMETLLGIKRAGADTILTYWATEVAGRLKRQ; encoded by the coding sequence ATGAGCGTGTACGGATCCTTCCCCGGCTCGCGGCCCCGCCGGCTGCGCACCACGCCCGCCATGCGGCGGATGGTCGCGGAGACCCGGCTGCACCCCTCGGACCTGATCCTCCCGGCGTTCGTCCGGGAAGGCATCAGCGAGCCGATCGCGATCTCCGCGATGCCGGGCGTGGTCCAGCACACCCGGGACACGCTCCGCAAGGCCGCCGCGGAGGCGGTCGAGGCCGGGGTCGCGGGGATCATGCTGTTCGGGGTGCCCGCCGACGAGAACAAGGACGCGCTGGGCACGGCGGGCACCGAGCCGGACGGGATCCTCCAGGTCGCGATCCGCGACGTGAAGGCGGAGGTCGGCGACGAGCTCGTCATCATGTCGGACCTGTGCCTGGACGAGTACACCGACCACGGGCACTGCGGGGTCCTCGACGAGCACGGCCGGGTCGACAACGACGCGACGCTGGAGCGGTACGCGGAGATGGCGCAGGTCCAGGCCGACGCGGGCGTCCACATGGTGGGCCCCAGCGGCATGATGGACGGCCAGGTCGGCGTCATCCGTGACGCGCTCGACGAGACCGGGCACGAGGACGTGTCGATCCTCGCGTACACGGCGAAGTACTCGTCCGCCTTCTACGGGCCGTTCCGCGAGGCCGTCGCGTCGAGCCTCCAGGGCGACCGCAAGAGCTACCAGCAGGACCCGGCGAACGCCCGGGAGTCGCTGCGGGAGCTGGCGCTCGACCTCGAAGAGGGCGCCGACATGGTCATGGTGAAGCCGGCCGGCCCCTACCTCGACATCCTGTACCGGGTCGCGCAGGCCGTGGACGTGCCGGTCTCCGCGTACCAGATCTCCGGCGAGTACGCGATGATCGAGGCCGCCGCCGAGAAGGGCTGGATCGAGCGGGACCGGGCGATCATGGAGACGCTCCTCGGCATCAAGCGGGCCGGGGCGGACACCATCCTCACGTACTGGGCGACCGAGGTCGCCGGCCGGCTCAAGCGGCAGTAG
- a CDS encoding bifunctional uroporphyrinogen-III C-methyltransferase/uroporphyrinogen-III synthase has translation MSPTRSTTSALPAFAAHGHVTFLGAGPGDPGLLTLRAVEALAAADVLIAEPEVLDVVRTHARTGVDTPQLTVADEASAAAGVPVIRDAANIVMEAARSGRRVVRAVTGDPGLDGSAAEEMLACASAGIPFEVVPGVATAVGVPAYAGVPLRDKKGTDVRFLDAKTASARCWAEAGASDGTLVVSATLETVSAAAAELVTAGRKPDTPLTVTVGGTTTRQRTWSATLGSIAQVFKQGKVLPSPEGHQSVIAVVGEHSTSARRDELAWFESKPLFGWRVLVPRTKEQAASLSDQLRSYGAVPHEVPTIAVEPPRTPQQMERAVKGLVTGRYEWIAFTSVNAVKAVREKFEEYGLDARAFAGIKVAAVGEQTAASLVEFGVKPDLVPSGEQSAAGLLEDWPPYDPVFDPIDRVFLPRADIATETLVAGLIELGWEVDDVTAYRTVRASPPPADTREAIKGGGFDAVLFTSSSTVRNLVGIAGKPHNVTVIACIGPATAKTAEEHGLRVDVLSPEPSVSKLAEALAEYGAARREAAKEAGESVFRPSERRPGARRRRTT, from the coding sequence TTGAGCCCCACAAGGTCCACCACCTCCGCACTTCCGGCGTTCGCCGCGCACGGGCACGTCACCTTCCTCGGTGCCGGCCCGGGCGACCCGGGACTTCTCACGCTGCGCGCCGTCGAGGCCCTCGCCGCCGCGGACGTCCTGATCGCGGAGCCCGAGGTGCTCGACGTCGTACGCACCCATGCGCGCACGGGTGTCGACACGCCGCAGCTGACGGTCGCTGACGAGGCGTCAGCAGCCGCCGGGGTCCCGGTGATCCGGGATGCCGCCAATATTGTCATGGAGGCCGCACGCTCCGGCAGGCGGGTGGTACGTGCCGTGACGGGCGACCCCGGCCTCGACGGCAGCGCCGCCGAGGAGATGCTGGCGTGCGCATCGGCGGGCATCCCCTTCGAGGTGGTCCCGGGCGTCGCGACCGCGGTCGGCGTACCCGCGTACGCCGGTGTCCCGCTGCGCGACAAGAAGGGCACCGACGTGCGCTTCCTCGACGCGAAGACGGCCTCGGCGCGCTGCTGGGCCGAAGCGGGCGCCAGCGACGGAACGTTGGTCGTGTCGGCGACGCTGGAGACGGTCTCGGCCGCCGCCGCGGAGCTGGTGACGGCCGGCCGCAAGCCCGACACCCCGCTGACGGTGACCGTCGGCGGTACGACGACCCGGCAGCGGACGTGGAGCGCCACGCTCGGCTCCATCGCCCAGGTCTTCAAGCAGGGCAAGGTGCTGCCGTCGCCCGAGGGCCACCAGTCCGTCATAGCCGTGGTCGGTGAGCACAGCACCTCCGCGCGCCGAGACGAGCTGGCGTGGTTCGAGTCGAAGCCGCTCTTCGGCTGGCGGGTCCTGGTCCCGCGCACGAAGGAGCAGGCGGCCTCGCTCTCCGACCAGCTGCGGTCGTACGGCGCGGTGCCGCACGAGGTCCCGACGATCGCCGTCGAGCCGCCGCGGACCCCGCAGCAGATGGAGCGGGCGGTCAAGGGCCTGGTCACCGGCCGGTACGAGTGGATCGCCTTCACGTCGGTCAACGCGGTGAAGGCGGTACGGGAGAAGTTCGAGGAGTACGGGCTCGACGCGCGCGCCTTCGCGGGCATCAAGGTCGCCGCGGTCGGCGAGCAGACGGCCGCGTCGCTGGTCGAGTTCGGCGTGAAGCCGGACCTCGTGCCGAGCGGCGAGCAGTCCGCGGCCGGACTGCTGGAGGACTGGCCGCCGTACGACCCGGTCTTCGACCCGATCGACCGCGTCTTCCTGCCGCGCGCGGACATCGCGACGGAGACGCTGGTCGCCGGGCTCATCGAGCTCGGGTGGGAGGTCGACGACGTCACCGCCTACCGGACCGTGCGGGCTTCGCCGCCGCCGGCGGACACGCGCGAGGCGATCAAGGGGGGCGGGTTCGACGCCGTGCTCTTCACGTCGTCGTCCACGGTCCGCAACCTCGTGGGCATCGCGGGCAAGCCGCACAACGTCACCGTCATCGCGTGCATCGGGCCGGCCACCGCCAAGACGGCGGAGGAGCACGGGCTGCGGGTGGACGTGCTGTCGCCCGAGCCGAGCGTTTCGAAGCTGGCGGAGGCGCTGGCAGAGTACGGGGCGGCGCGCCGGGAGGCGGCGAAGGAGGCCGGGGAGTCCGTGTTCCGGCCGAGTGAGCGGCGGCCGGGGGCGCGGCGGCGCCGTACGACCTGA
- a CDS encoding NADP-dependent oxidoreductase — protein sequence MQAVRATKAVATMRAVGQDALGGPEVLKVVEAVRPEPGFAEVLVRVRAAGVNPTDSWHRATGGIAGLSGEAVPPVRLGWDLSGVVESVGPGVTIFRAGDEVFGMPRHPVPAGTYAEYVVSPARHLAHKPAALTHTEAAALPLAALTAWQALVDTAGVRPGQRVLIHAAAGGVGHLAVQIAKARGAYVIGTASAAKHGFLRGLGADELVDYTTADFAETVRDVDVVLDAVGGAYGPRSLRTLRAGGVHVALASPAEAYLAAEAELLGLRAGFMAVEADGAGLREIAALVERGLLRAAVEAVLPLERVGEAHALMDTRRTSGKIVLTVSE from the coding sequence ATGCAGGCGGTACGGGCGACCAAGGCGGTAGCGACCATGCGGGCGGTCGGGCAGGACGCCCTCGGCGGGCCCGAGGTGCTGAAGGTCGTGGAGGCGGTCCGCCCGGAGCCCGGCTTCGCCGAGGTCCTCGTACGCGTCCGCGCGGCCGGCGTGAACCCGACCGACTCCTGGCACCGGGCGACCGGCGGCATCGCGGGCCTGTCCGGCGAGGCCGTCCCCCCGGTCCGGCTCGGCTGGGACCTCAGCGGCGTGGTCGAGTCGGTCGGGCCCGGCGTGACCATCTTCCGGGCGGGCGACGAGGTCTTCGGCATGCCCCGCCACCCCGTGCCGGCCGGCACCTATGCCGAGTACGTGGTCTCCCCGGCCCGCCACCTCGCGCACAAGCCGGCCGCGCTCACGCACACCGAGGCGGCGGCGCTGCCGCTGGCCGCGCTCACCGCCTGGCAGGCCCTCGTGGACACCGCCGGCGTCCGCCCCGGGCAGCGGGTGCTGATCCACGCGGCGGCCGGCGGGGTCGGGCACCTCGCGGTGCAGATCGCCAAGGCGCGCGGGGCGTACGTGATCGGCACGGCGAGCGCCGCCAAGCACGGGTTCCTGCGGGGCCTGGGCGCGGACGAGCTGGTCGACTACACGACGGCCGACTTCGCGGAGACCGTACGGGACGTGGACGTGGTCCTCGACGCGGTCGGCGGTGCGTACGGGCCGCGCTCGCTGCGGACGCTGCGGGCGGGCGGTGTGCACGTCGCGCTGGCCTCGCCGGCCGAGGCGTATCTGGCTGCCGAGGCGGAACTGCTGGGGCTGCGGGCCGGGTTCATGGCGGTGGAGGCGGACGGGGCGGGGTTGCGGGAGATCGCGGCGCTGGTGGAGCGGGGGTTGTTGCGGGCGGCGGTCGAGGCGGTGCTGCCGCTGGAACGGGTGGGGGAGGCGCACGCGTTGATGGATACGCGGCGGACGTCGGGGAAGATCGTCCTGACCGTGTCCGAGTGA